From a region of the Buteo buteo chromosome 7, bButBut1.hap1.1, whole genome shotgun sequence genome:
- the C7H3orf70 gene encoding UPF0524 protein C3orf70 homolog isoform X1 translates to MSGAAAKSEKLDEAQALARSCAGRPDFQPCDGLSLCATHSHGRCFRLHWCCHLGWCHCKYVYQPMTPVEQLPSTEIPVRPRESTNTIQISVSLTEHFLKFAPVFQPPLPPDSPQFCTIADLFIDNYRVKCINGKMCYVQRQPPPVPHKIKPEEVPVRNALITKESNTPKTDHCSSPSSSEDSGINAVGVHYMESCDEDTEGVAELSSEEDYSPDSSWEPDECPLLSPSQCEMEVIETIETTV, encoded by the exons ATGAGCGGGGCGGCGGCGAAGAGCGAGAAGCTGGATGAGGCTCAGGCGCTGGCCCGCAGCTGCGCGGGCAGACCCGACTTCCAGCCCTGCGACGGGCTCTCGCTCTGCGCCACCCACAGCCACGGCCGCTGCTTCCGCCTCCACTGGTGCTGCCACCTGGGATGGTGCCACT GTAAATATGTCTATCAGCCCATGACACCCGTAGAGCAGCTTCCCAGCACCGAAATACCCGTTCGCCCTCGGGAGTCTACAAACACCATCCAGATCTCCGTTTCGCTCACCGAACACTTTTTGAAGTTTGCGCCTGTCTTccagccccctctgccccctgACTCCCCACAGTTCTGCACAATTGCAGACCTCTTCATTGACAATTACCGCGTGAAATGCATCAACGGGAAGATGTGCTATGTACAGAGGCAGCCTCCCCCCGTGCCCCATAAGATAAAGCCCGAGGAAGTCCCTGTTCGCAATGCCTTAATCACAAAAGAGAGCAATACACCAAAAACAGATCACTGCTCGTCCCCTTCCAGCTCTGAGGACTCTGGGATCAATGCGGTGGGGGTTCACTACATGGAGTCATGTGACGAGGACACGGAGGGGGTGGCCGAGCTAAGTTCAGAAGAAGATTACAGCCCAGATAGCAGCTGGGAACCAGACGAATGCCCGCTTTTGTCACCCTCGCAGTGCGAAATGGAAGTGATTGAGACTATAGAAACCACTGTGTGA
- the C7H3orf70 gene encoding UPF0524 protein C3orf70 homolog isoform X2 — translation MADAFTRIMQGKYVYQPMTPVEQLPSTEIPVRPRESTNTIQISVSLTEHFLKFAPVFQPPLPPDSPQFCTIADLFIDNYRVKCINGKMCYVQRQPPPVPHKIKPEEVPVRNALITKESNTPKTDHCSSPSSSEDSGINAVGVHYMESCDEDTEGVAELSSEEDYSPDSSWEPDECPLLSPSQCEMEVIETIETTV, via the exons ATGGCTGATGCATTTACACGCATTATGCAGG GTAAATATGTCTATCAGCCCATGACACCCGTAGAGCAGCTTCCCAGCACCGAAATACCCGTTCGCCCTCGGGAGTCTACAAACACCATCCAGATCTCCGTTTCGCTCACCGAACACTTTTTGAAGTTTGCGCCTGTCTTccagccccctctgccccctgACTCCCCACAGTTCTGCACAATTGCAGACCTCTTCATTGACAATTACCGCGTGAAATGCATCAACGGGAAGATGTGCTATGTACAGAGGCAGCCTCCCCCCGTGCCCCATAAGATAAAGCCCGAGGAAGTCCCTGTTCGCAATGCCTTAATCACAAAAGAGAGCAATACACCAAAAACAGATCACTGCTCGTCCCCTTCCAGCTCTGAGGACTCTGGGATCAATGCGGTGGGGGTTCACTACATGGAGTCATGTGACGAGGACACGGAGGGGGTGGCCGAGCTAAGTTCAGAAGAAGATTACAGCCCAGATAGCAGCTGGGAACCAGACGAATGCCCGCTTTTGTCACCCTCGCAGTGCGAAATGGAAGTGATTGAGACTATAGAAACCACTGTGTGA